The window CCTGTGTTATCCTTTTCGTTGACGACTTGTTCCTCGGGCTCGCTCAGCTTGTGTGGTCGATACCGTTGTCCATGGGCGAGGTAATGGGCATAGCCGGCTAAGAGGGGGTCGGCAATCAGTCGCGCCGCTGCCGCCTCTTCGAGGTTGAGCCATTCCAGATCGAAAAAAAGGAGACGATTTCGGACAGCGGTAATCCACTGCTCGACCCGCTGTTGCAGGGCCTGGTACTCGGGCCGGAGACTATCCGAGGCGTAAAGGAGACTTGCGTACGTCGTCACGCGGCTTATTTTGTCATCGATCGCCTCAAGCGCCCGCAGGGCCTCCAGCAAATGTGAAGCCGCTGGTCCCCCGGAGATAGCAATGGTCCCGCGGTACTTTTGGGCAAAGGCCTCGGCCCGCTCCTCAATGGATCGTTGTACCTCTTCAATACGGGGATCGTCGTGGGCGGCGAACAGATCGCTGAGATCCCAGACCACCCCAGCGGCGCTTGATATAGTCACGGTCATCTCCTCTCACATGTCAGAGGCAGCAGCACCAGGTCCGCATTATTGTACGGGAGCAGACTGGGGAAGGCAACAGCAGAGGGCTTGCCGAAAGCCTCCTCTTCTCGGTATCCTTCCGAGGTAGCACGGCCTGCCAAAGAGGAGACAAGGATGACAGCGTTTCTGACTGCTGCCCTGCTCACTATTCCCCTGGTGGTTCTGGCAGGCCCCCTGGGACAGTGGAGGGCGGCGGCTCCTATGCCTAGCAAACGGACTGAGGTGACCGCAGCCGTACTCGACGGCAAGATCTATGTGATCGGCGGATTCGGCTACTTCTTCCTCGGAGGGGTATCGGATGCTGTCGATGCCTATGATCCCAAAACTGATCAGTGGGAAAAGAGGGCCTCTCTGGTACAGCCGCTCCACCATACGGCTGTTGCAGCGGTGAACGGTAAGTTATACCTTGTTGGCGGGTATCGGAGGATTTGGCCCTGGAGGGCGGTCAACACCGTGTGGGAATACAATCCAGCAGAGAACCGCTGGCAAAGGAAGGCCCCGATGCCGACGACCCGCGGTGCCTTGGCAATCGGAGTGATCGATGGGAAGATCTATGCGGTCGGGGGAAAGGCGGGTCAGGAGGTCCTGCGAACGCTTGAAGTCTATGATCCCGTCACCGACACGTGGCAATCTCTCCCCCCGATGCCGACCCCCCGGGACCACTTGGCGGCCGCCGTCGTAAACGGCCGGCTCTACGCCATCGGCGGACGGAAGGGGAAGATGAGCCGCAACGTGGCGGTCAACGAGTCCTACGACCCCGGGCTGAACCGATGGAGCACAAATGCTCCAATGCCCATGGCGCGGGGTGGCATTGCTGCCGCAGTCGTCGGCGGTCAGATTTACGTTTTTGGAGGCGAGAGCCCCGACCAGACTTATGATAATACTGAGACCTACGACCCGGAAACGGATCGATGGTTCAAGCTCAACCCCATGCCCACGGCCCGCCACGGACTGGCGGCTGCCCCTTGGGGTAGTCGCATCTATGTCATGGGCGGGGGCCCCGAGCCGGGTGCTTCCCGGAGCAATGTGAACGAGGTCTTTACGCCACCGCGATAAGCGGTCAGCTATCAGCAGTCAGCCGTCAGCCCGAACAATCCGAAGCCGACAGCCGATAGCTGACAGCGGACAGCCCAAACGAGCTGCTCATAGTGGCAGGCTGACACAGCATGCGTGAGAAGAACTTAGATCTGTTCGGCGAGATTCTGAAGCGGGTGAGTCGAACCTTCTATCTCAGCCTGACGGTCCTGCCAAAAGACCTGAGGCACCCGATCGGCCTGGCCTATCTCTTTGCCCGGGCTGCCGACACCATTGCCGACACCCGGCTGATCAGTCGCGAGAAACGCCTCGAGTACTTGGAGCTGTTTCGTGCCGAGGTCCGTGGGAATGGGACGAGTCGGATCCGGGAAGTCAAAGAGGCCCTGACCGAACCCCAAAAGATCCCGGAGGAGCGGGAACTTCTGGATCGCCTCGAGGAGTGCTTTGCGATTTATCAGGCCCTCGATGCTCCAGACCGGGACCGGGTTCGGGATCTCATCCTGACTATTACCCGAGGGATGCAGATGGATCTCATCACGTTTCCGGCCGAGGAAGAGAGCCGCCTGATTGCCTTGAAGACCAGGGATGATCTGGACCAGTACACCTATTTTGTGGCAGGATGCGTCGGCGAATTCTGGACCGAGATCACCATGGCCCACCGCCCTTCCCTCAAAGGCTGGGATATAGGAGAGATGAAAAATCGGGGCGTCCGCTTCGGGAAAGGACTACAGATGACCAATATCCTTCGGGACGTCAGTAGGGACCTTCGCCTGGGACGGTGCTACCTGCCGCAGGAAGATCTGGATGCCCTCGAACTGGCGCCCACGGACCTGCTGGATCCTCAGGCCGTTACGCGCGTAAAGCCTCTCCTACAAGACCTCCTCGACGCGACGCTCAGGCATTACCAGGAAGGATGGAGCTACACGATGGCCATTCCCAGGCAGGAGGTTCGCATGCGGCTGGCTTGTGCCTGGCCGCTCCTCATTGGCCTCAAGACCCTAGCACTCGTGGCGCAATCCGAAAACCTTCTTGACCCGGCCGCGGCCGTCAAGATTTCGAGGGCGGAAGTGAACGGCATCCTGCTCAGCTCCCTGACCCTCATCGGTTCCAATCGCGCGCTGACCCGGTACTACGAGAACCTCCGACAGCGCATCGCTCTAGGGTGAGCAGATGAAGAAGCCGCTAATCGCCATCACCGTGCACAAGGTTCCCCATAAGGGGTTCTGCGGCGTGGTTATCCTTACCCGGGAATCGGATCGCTCCTGGAACGGTCGGTGCAGCAAATGTGGAGAGGTCTTTCGGGTCGAGGGCGACCCGAAGTTCGAAGCCCGCGTTCTCGCAATGCGCAACTAAAGGTGCCGCGTCAATCCAGGTCGATGTCCCGCGGGGGCGGTGGTGTGTCGGGAGCATCTTTGGCCTTCTTGAGCAGTTCCTGAAACTTCCGATCGAGGACTTTCCCCTTATCTTTTTCCGCCTTCATGTGTTTCTTGAACCGAGCGTCTCGCTGGGCCGTTTCCGTCTTGAGGGCCTCCACCGCCTCTTTCAGATCAGTGACCCTGCTCGCTTTGGGCGGTGGCTCGTGGTGCAGAACCGCTCCAAGGGAAAGGTCAATAGTAAGACGAGCCTGGCAGCAAGGACAGGTCACCTCGGCCGAGGTCTGCGGGTTTTCCGTCATCGGTCCCCTCCTCCCCATCTCGCCAGATTCTAAAGAATCGGTACCGTATAAACCCGTAAAATAATTCTATCACTTTGCATCAGTCGCTGTCACGCTTCCGAACATCTTCCCCGGGGCAGGCTCATACCAGACAGCTCCCTTACGGCCGCTGACACTCTCGGGGGCGATCACAAAAGTGCCAACCCACTTCTGCCTTATCATGGGTCACATGAATCACCCGAGTCGTCCCATCGGGTTGTATGAGCTCGTACAAATGCTTGAATCCGGGTCCGGTTGTCGGGTGTTCCGTTGGAATCGCGTACCTGTTGGTCGCGGGTTGGATCTTCGAACCCTCAGGGGCCTCTACAGAACAACTTCCACCGGCAAAGCGAATGTCCATAATCCGTCTCTCTTCTCCTATCAGAAACATTAGCCTACGTTGCCGCAGAGTTCCACCACAATCTAATCGCCCCGCCCTGCATTCACCTTGACGCGCGCCGCTCGACACGTTATGGTCCGTTCGGTATAACCTCTGGGGAGGAAAAAGATGCGTCAGATGCATGGGGTAATCCCGCCGGTCATAACGCCTTTCACCGCAGATGGCGGGATCGCTTACCCGAGCCTCGCCACCAACCTCGAGAAGTGGAATCGGACAGATCTCAGCGGGTATCTCATCCTGGGAAGTAACTCAGAATTTGTGTATCTGACCGAGGAGGAAAAAATCCGCGTGCTGGAGTTCGCCCGAGAGCGCATTCCCCGCGAGAAGGCGATGATCGCCGGCACCGGGTGCGAGGCGACCGCGGCCACACTCTCCCTGACCCGCCGGGCGGCAGCCATCGGCGCCGACTCCGTCATGGTGGTCACCCCTGCCTATTACAAGCCCCAGATGCGGGAGCGGGTCCTCATCGATCATTATCGGCGGGTGGCGGACACCTCTCCCGTCCCCGTGTTTCTGTATAACGTGCCACAATTTACCGGGGTGGTACTGAGCCCCCAGGTGGTCGCCCCTCTTGCGGAGCACCAGAACATCGTCGGTATGAAAGACAGTGCCGGTAACCTAAGCGTCTTTGCAGAGTATCTGCGGCAGACTCCACCTGAATTCCTGCTGTTCACCGGTTCAGCCCCGGTTTTTCTCCCCGCGCTCTCCCTCGGAGCACGGGGCGGCATCCTGGCCCTAGCCAACTGCGCGCCAGAGGCCTGTCTTGCCATTTATTCTCTCTTCCAAGAGGGAAAACTGCACGAGGCACGGGACCAGCAACTCAAGCTCCTCCCGGCAATCGAGGCTGTCACCTCGCGCTTCGGGATTGGCGGGCTGAAGGTGGCCATGGACATGCTAGAATACGAGGGGGGGTGGCCTCGCCCGCCGCTCTTGCCCCCGATAGACAAGGAGCGCCGTGAGATCCGACACGCCCTCGATCGTGCCGGCCTCCTTGACACCGCGTTGAGTGCTGATAGCTAAGTGCTGAGCGCTAAGCATCTCTCGTCACTCGTCTTTCAACTCTCGTCCCTCGTCGCCGGTGGTCGGTCATCGGTCATCGATCAACGGCACTGGCGGCGGACGAACTCCTCAAAGGAGATCGGTGTCCAGGGCTCTTTCGGAAAGGGAGCACGGCGGGGCGCACGAAGCCCGTATCGATCCACATAACGCAAAATGGCAAAGAATTCCCGAAGACCCGGCGCGGCTGGTCGGGCCAACGTCCCGATAAGATGAAGCAGCGAAAAGGGAATCGGACAAATCCGAGCTGACCTGCCTAACACCTTTGCCGCAATCTGCACGCATTGCCGGTTGCTCAGGTCTTCGGGGCCACCGAATTCGATGGTAGCTCCTTGCGCCCCGGGGTGCGCTGTCGCCTGCACGGCCACCCGGGCTACATCCTCGACCGCAATGTAGGTGGTTGGTGTCGTGCCTTTTCCTGGCAGGGGTGCGATCCGATAACGCTGCATCCAGTGGAGCATTGGTAGCAGGCTCTCCATAAAGCCAGCAGGGCGCAGGATGGTATAGGGGACCCCGCTGGACTTCACGATCTCTTCTACCTGCCGCTTGACTTGAAACTGGTTGGGGGCGTCGTGATGGTCCACCCCGACAGCGGAGAAGTAGATAAACTGGTTGACTCCTGCTCGGCGGGCGGTCTCCAGGAGATTCCGATGCCCCTGTCCCTCAATGGCCTCGGGCTGATAAGCATCACCCAATGTCCTGGGATTCAACGAAGTCACCACGCTGATGATGATGCCCACGCCTTGACAGGCTGCATCTAACGACGACCGATCCGTGAGGTCGCCTAACGTAATCTCGACTCCCGGCTCCCGCAGCAGCTTCGCTTTCAGCTCGCTCCTGCACAGGGCCCGCACCGGCCTCCCCTGGCGCCGGAGGAGCTCAACCACTTGGCTTCCCACACGACCCGTCGCCCCGGCCACCAGGATCATGCCGCCTCCTCGATGCCGAGTTGAGTGCTGAGGGCTGAGCGTTCAGTGCTCAGTGCTGCTCGCTGTATAGTGCCTGCTGATTGCTGACCGTTGATTGCTATTTGCTTTTTGCTGACTGCCGACTGCTGATTGCTGACTGCTCTCTCTCCCGTCAAACGTCCTGACCACTGTAAAAGGAAGCAACAGGGAGGGGGATCTTGCGGACTACCTCAGCGATGGTGTCCACCTCGGGATCGGAAAGTGGCGTGACATAGGGTTGGGCAGGCCGGCGCGCCACGGTATAGACCTGGACCAGCTTGACCTTTCCCCCTTTTGCCATGATTTCTCGAAGACGATCACAGAAGGCCCCAATTTCCTTTTCGTCCGGCCCCGCGCCATGTACCCTCATGAACAGGCTCTGGATGACAATCGGGCGAACCCGGGCCGCCTCGACGATGTTGTCCAGAACCTGCTGAAACGGGATGGTGGTCACATCGACCAGGTGATAGTATTCCTCGGTCCCCGCGTCGAGTTTCGCCCAGATCTCTCCATTGTGCTGATCTAATAAAGCCAATGCATCTTTGACCTTTGGCCGATGAAACATAGTGACGTTGGTGACAATCACGATCTTCAGGTGGTCCAGTCCAATTTCGTGTTTCAACCGAATGGCAAGTTCCACGGTCTCTTTGAATCGAGGATAGGTAGTCGGCTCGCCGTCGCCGCTAAAGGCAATGTCCTTTACCTGTCGCAGCGTCTCGGGAATGCCGGAAAAGGGGGGGCGCTCGAAAAGCTGACCGCTTTTGGCCCTGGTCAGGATGTCTCTGAGTTCGTCTTCGAGAATTCTGAGGTCCACCCTGCGGTATCGCCCCGGGGTGGTCCGGTCCACCTGGCAGTAAATGCAGTCGAAGTTGCAAACCTTGTCAGGATTCAGGTTGATCCCGATGGAAACACCACCTGAGCGCCGGCTGAGAACTGCGTAGACGTAGCGGTTCTCATCGAGTTCTCGCCGATGGTCATGGACGGTCAGCGTTCGCCGTTTCATATCTTGTTACTCTAGCGCTTATGAAGCTCACCGCGCAAGGAATTCTGTCGGGATGTGAACAGAGGGAGGAATCATGAGAATGAGCTGAAGCGATTTAATACGTTACTCCAACAAATACCATGTAACCTGCTAAGAACAAACGCATACCATGAGAACAAAATCACTCAACCGAAGGCGAGGGTCCAGCAGTAGAGGACCACGGCGAGCGTGGCGCCGCCGAGGACCCACTGAACGCGGAGCCCTGGTGGACGGGGCACAGGGAAGGCAACGAGAACCCCGATGACGCCGCCCACGAGGAAACCAAAGAGGTGGGCCCAGAGGTCAACGCGCACTCCGCCCATCCCCAGCATCGCGAGCAATGCCAAACCGGCAACGATCGGCATCCATGCGAGGCGCCCGCGCGCCCCTTTCCTTCGCCGCCGCACGACGCCCAAGCCGCCCAGCACACCCACGGCCCCGAATACAGAGGTGGAGGCCCCCACCGAGACGTGGAAGGAGCCGTGGAAGAGGGCGTTGACGTAGTTTCCACCGGCGCCGGCGAGCAGCACGACGGCGCAGCCGAGCCCTGGACCCAGCGCGCGAGACACAGCAGCCAGGAACACTGCGCCCGCGATAGCGTTGGCCAGTACGTGTCCGATGTCCGCGTGCAGGGTCAGCGCAGTCACGGTACGCCAGAGCTCACCGCGTAGTATGCGCTCGACATCGGCGCTGCCGCGCTGGAACCAGTGCACCATTGAATCCCCCGCGCCGGTGACGAAGAAGAATACGACCAGCGATCCCGCAACGGCGAGCGCCGTGACCACATGCGCGTATCCGGCCGCCTCGTCTCCTTCATGCGGTTCTACCGGGTTCTCGCGCTCGTAGGACGAAAGGATGGCTACCGCCCGCTCGGCCTCCTCGGCCGGCACGCCGAGAACATAGCCCTCGCTCGAGCGTTGCATGCTTGGCGACAGGCCCTCAGCGATAAGCACGAGCGCCCACTCCTCAGCGAGCTTGCGCTCTGCAGCAACCCGCAAGGGAATATCTGAGGTCTCGCTCATCTCACCTCACTCCCTTATCCCCAGCTTCACACAGTGCAAAGCCGAACGATGAGATCCCTGAATTGTACACATAATTCCTTCGTGGCGAAACCTCCCGTTTGACGGAAGCCCTTGACACCCATGCCCGCCTGTTAGAAATATGATTGCATCCGAGCCGTCAGCCATTAACCCTCACAGTATGGCGGTATAGAAAGGAGACTGCCATGGGCCAAGATTCGCTGAGAGTGATTGCGACAGTGAAGGCACGCTCAGAAAAGGTAGATGAGCTCAGGGCACTACTTATGGGGCTGATCGCACCGACCCGGCAGGAACCGGGCTGCATCACATATGAGCTGCTTCAGAATAAAGAGGATGCAACAGAGTTTACCTTTGTAGAAGAGTGGACAGACGAAGCGGCCCTTGAGTCGCACTTTGGCACGAGCCACATTCAGGACGCCCTGAAGAGGTTGCCGAACCTCCTGGCCGAAGAGCTGGATCTCCGCCGGTACGTCCTGGTGGCCTAGTGACCTCGAAGAGGCACACGAGCGAATAGATCCTCCATAGCATCGTCTAAGGGTACGAGAAGGAAGGGGTGTCGTCATGGGGCCCGAGGGGGGGTTGACATTCACCTCCTACTGGAGTCTCCTTACTGCAGAGCCGTAAACCCTGCCCCGACCCAAGCGCTACCCCTCAAGAGGACAGGCCTCCATGCGAAGAAAACTCACGATCGCGGCGGTGATTCTACTCATCCTGGGCGCTCTTGTCGCCTTTGCCGTCTTGAACCTGGGAAGGCTGGTCAAAAGCAATAAGGACTATATCCTCGCCCAGGCCGAGCAGGCGCTGGGACGGAAAGTCGCGGTAGAAGACATTGGCGTAACGGTCTGGGGAGGCATCGGGATACGCCTGAAAAACTTTGCCCTGGCCGATGACCGGGCGTTTTCCAAAAAGGACGCCCTCCGCGCAGCCGATCTTCAGGTAAATGTGGAGTTCTTTCCCTTGTTCTGGAAAGAGGTTCGCGTCACACGCCTGATCCTACGCGAGCCGGTGATTCGGGTGATCCGAAACAAGAAAGGGAAGTTAAACTTTGCCAGCCTCGGTCCTCCACGCCAGGAGAAGGCAAAAAAAGGCGCCCCCAGCGCCGGTCAACCTCCACCGGCCGCGGCCCTCCCCCTCCTTGTTTCGCGGATAAAGGTGGCTGAAGGCGAGATCCACTACCTGGACAGAAAAGATGGTGTGGACCTCCGTGTGAGAAAGATCGACCTGACGGTCAAGGGGGTGGGTCTCGACCAACCAGTCTCCATCAAGCTAGCTGCAGCGGTCAACGCCGATCGTCAGAACCTCAAGGTCGAAGGGAAGGTTGGCCCGCTCCCCCCCACGCTCGATGTGGGCGCCGCTCCGGTAGAAGGAGAAATCGAGATCAGTTCACTCAACATTGATGACCTCCAGCGGGTACTCCCCCAGATCAAACAACGCCTCCCTCGGGGCCTCGGACTCTCCGGTCCGTTGCAGGCCAAATTCAGGGTGTCCGGCAGTGCCGACGCACTCACGCTCTCTGGGGTTGAGCTGAAAGCCGCCGTCTTTGGCGCGGAAAGGCCGAACCTTCGGGTGACCGGCCGTATCGGACCACTGGGGAAGCGCTTGAAAGACCTCTCTATGAAGGCCGACGTTACGCTGCGGCCAGTGATGCTGGCAGATCTTAAGCGTTTCGCCCCTCTCGCCGGGGCTTTGCCTAAGGACCTCAGCGCAAAAGGACCTCTGTCGCTCACCGCGCATGTAGATGGAACCCTGGAAAAGTTAGCCCTCACGGGCAAGATTGATGCCACGGCAAGCGCCATTCGGTTCGGGAACCACTTCCGTAAGTCGAAAGGGGTCCCTTTGGTCATCTCCACCGACGCTCGGGTTACCAAGAAAAAGATCACCCTGAAGAAAGCCAACGTCACGCTGCATACCATGAAACTCACAGGCACCGGAGCGATTACCCGAGGGAAGACGCCCGCGTTGCGTCTTACACTCGATTCGAGCCGCACGGACCTGGCCGGCTGGGAGAAAATCCTTCCAATCCTTCAAGGGTACAACCTGTCTGGGCGCTTGGAGGCGCACACGCGTATCAACGGCCGGATAAAGAAAGGCCGGATCCCGGATATCAACGGCTCGCTCAAGTTCACGGGGCTGCGGGCTACCATGCCACAGTTGCCTCAACCCGTGACGGCCAAAAGCGCCACCGTCACCTTCACTGGCCAGCGGGCATCCCTGGCAGAAACCCCACTTCGCGTGGGAAAGTCTGAGTTGCGCCTGAGTGCCCAAATTGAAAGGTTTGCCCCCCTTGCTCTGACCTACCGCATGTCCTCGCCTGAAATTTGGCTGGCTGACGTCTGGAAAGGAACAGGGTCGAGCAAGAACCCGGAGGTCCTGCGGGTTGTCAAGGACAACGGACGCGTCTGGGAAGAGAAGGGATCGCTCGCTTACCGGGGACAATTCTCCTCCGCCCAGGGGAGGATCGCGGACATCGACTACACTCAGCTTCAAGCGCGCGTCTCCATGGCGGGCCAGGTGGTCACGATCGAGAGCTTACAGCTTCGGGCCTACAACGGCTCCTTACGGGGACGGGGACGGTACGACATGCGTAAGACTCCCCCCCAGTTTACCCTCGGCTCGCAGTTCCGAAACATGGACCTCTCTCAGCTTTTCCGTTCCGCGTCTGCCACCGCCACCAAGCACGTCCGAGGGGCGGTCAACCTCGACGTAAACCTTGCCGGGAGTGGCAACCAATGGCAGGACATCCAGCGCACACTGACAGGACAGGGAAAGGCAGAAGTCGTGAAGGGAGCATTACTGGATGTCAACATCGCCGAGAGCGCGCTCACTGGACTCACCGGCGTCCCCGGACTGTCAGTGTTCATCTCCCCGAACACCCGGAAGAAATATCCGACAATTTTTGGGACCAAGAACACCGAGTTCGACCAGCTCAAAGGCTCGGTAAACATCAGGGGTGGAAAGGTTCATCTCGATGATCTACTGATTACCGCTGCCGATTGGGCGGCCGTTGGAAAGGGTTGGGTAACTCTTGACCAAAGGATTGACTTGAAGGCGCAGCTCGTCCTTTCGCGTCAGCTCTCGACGGACCTGATCAGAGAGGTGAAGTTACTCAAGTACCTTAGGGACCGGCAGGGGCGCCTCCTGATTCCCTTTCGGCTAGCCGGGACCCTGCCGAGGGCCACGCCACAACCCGACATGGACCACGTCGCGCGCCTTATGCAGCGAGGCTTGCTGGAGCAAGGCATCCAAGAAGGACTGAAGCAGCTCTTTAAGTAACCAAGAACTGTCGTCACGCGGGTGTACCAATGCATCCACCCCGGGTCCGCGGCCGTGGCGCCGCCGAGAACCTACCGAACCGTTTTGAGACCCTGTCGTACGTCCATGATCCCGAGGGTACCGACCCTGAGGGTCCCGCCCCGAACACACAGTTCCTGAAGGATCCTTCCCGCTCGCTCATCGCGTATAACGAAAGCCCCGATGTGGGGTTCGAGGCCAGTATCAACCCATATCGGGGCTGCGAGCACGGCTGTATCTACTGCTACGCCCGCCCGACCCACGAATACCTGGGACTGTCGGCCGGCCTCGATTTTGAGACCAAGATCCTCGTCAAGGAAGATGCCCCCGAGCTGCTGCGGCGCGAGTTGTCCTCACCCCGGTGGCAACCGCAACCCCTGGCGATCAGTGGGGTGACAGACCCGTATCAACCGGTCGAGCGACGCCTGAGGCTGACGCGCCAGTGTCTCGAAGTGCTTGCCGAATTTCGGAATCCCGTGGTGATCATCACGAAGAACCATCTGGTCACGCGAGACCTGGATCTCTTGGGCGAGCTGGCCCGCCACGATGCGGCCGCCGTGTATCTGTCCGTGACGACCTTGGACGCGTCTCTGGCCCGGACTATGGAGCCGCGGACCTCGCAGCCGGCGCGTCGCCTCGCTGCTATCGAAGCGTTAGCCCGGGCCGGCGTGCCGACAGGAGTGATGGTTGCACCGGTCATCCCGGGCCTCACCGATCACGAGATGCCCGCGATCATCGCGGCGGCCGCAAAGGCAGGGGCCCGGTTTGCAGGCTATATCCTGCTCCGGCTCCCCCACGCCGTCGCCCCGCTCTTCGAGGCGTGGCTCACACAGCACCGCAGAGCAAGAAAAAACAAGGTGGTGAACCGGGTCCGGGCAATGCGGGGAGGAAGGCTGAACGATCCGCGATTCGGCTCCAGGATGAAAGGGGAAGGGATTTTTGCCAAGCAGATTACGGGGCTCTTTTCCCTCGCGTGCCGGAAAGCGGGTATGGGCCTGCGCAACCTCCATCTCTCGACTTCCGCGTTCCGGCGACCCGCCCCCGCCCAATCCTCTCTTTTCGAGTAAGCAATCTGGCCACAAGGGAGGTATTCTGGAGATACTTGTCAAGGCTCACCCGAGCCCAGGTTGCGTTCCTCCGTCCCCGGTTCTTCACCTACTCCACCCGCGGCGAGGTCCGGGTCCTCCACCTCCCAGATTACACGGGAAATCAAAACGCCCTCCGGGAGCCTGCTGGCTCCGAGAAGGCGGCGCAAGGCTTATGCCGGAGGGGGTGGGGCGATGGTCACTCACCTGCCACTCCGCTGGGCTTGCTTTTATCTTGCCATGAAACGGGACCCCAAGTATTCTGGAGCTGCGATTTGGCGGTGCGAACCCCCTTTTTCATCGAAAGGAGCCCTCCATGGCAACGGCAAAGAAACCGTCCAGACCGAGAAAGAAGGCATCCCGGATGGCCAAAAAGGTCAAGTTGCGCGCCCGCAAGACCGTGAGGGCGGTCAAACGAGCGGGCCAGAAGACACGGACTGCGGCCAAAAAAGCCGCTCGGACCGTCAAGGCCCTGAAGCGGCCCACGGGCAAACCCAAGAGAAGTGCTCGGGAAGTGGCGGTCAGGACGAGCGAGACCGTGGGTGCAACGCTCGGGAAAGCGGTTGGCACCGTCGAACAAGCAGTGAGCCAGGTCCTCCCTGAGACGAAATCGACCCCCGAGTAACTCTATCGCGCTCCCGCCGCCCTCTCTTTCGGCACCCCTTCGCGAAGGCCAAAACGCCTTCCCGGGCCGCCATGTTTCTTTCCAGAAGGAAGTTCAAGGCGTGTGCCGGCGGTGCGCCGGGAAGCTATGGTCACCCCGGTTCCCATCACTACCACCTGCTTAGAGCGAAGTGCTGAGGGCTAAGCGCCCGTCTCAAAATCACTCACGCGACAACCCCATTGGTCGCCTGGAGGTAGGTCTTTTCTACCCCGACACGTATCCCCCCTGTCAACCCCAATCCGCGATTCCACGAGAGGCCATCCAAAGGAGGTTCAATACTTACAGACGAGACTTGCTCGGGAAAAAAAGGTCAAAAACGCATGCCTGACACCGCCAGTGATTCGGTGGCTCATGCGCGGC of the Candidatus Methylomirabilota bacterium genome contains:
- a CDS encoding SDR family oxidoreductase; its protein translation is MILVAGATGRVGSQVVELLRRQGRPVRALCRSELKAKLLREPGVEITLGDLTDRSSLDAACQGVGIIISVVTSLNPRTLGDAYQPEAIEGQGHRNLLETARRAGVNQFIYFSAVGVDHHDAPNQFQVKRQVEEIVKSSGVPYTILRPAGFMESLLPMLHWMQRYRIAPLPGKGTTPTTYIAVEDVARVAVQATAHPGAQGATIEFGGPEDLSNRQCVQIAAKVLGRSARICPIPFSLLHLIGTLARPAAPGLREFFAILRYVDRYGLRAPRRAPFPKEPWTPISFEEFVRRQCR
- a CDS encoding rhomboid family intramembrane serine protease, which gives rise to MSETSDIPLRVAAERKLAEEWALVLIAEGLSPSMQRSSEGYVLGVPAEEAERAVAILSSYERENPVEPHEGDEAAGYAHVVTALAVAGSLVVFFFVTGAGDSMVHWFQRGSADVERILRGELWRTVTALTLHADIGHVLANAIAGAVFLAAVSRALGPGLGCAVVLLAGAGGNYVNALFHGSFHVSVGASTSVFGAVGVLGGLGVVRRRRKGARGRLAWMPIVAGLALLAMLGMGGVRVDLWAHLFGFLVGGVIGVLVAFPVPRPPGLRVQWVLGGATLAVVLYCWTLAFG
- a CDS encoding radical SAM protein — encoded protein: MKRRTLTVHDHRRELDENRYVYAVLSRRSGGVSIGINLNPDKVCNFDCIYCQVDRTTPGRYRRVDLRILEDELRDILTRAKSGQLFERPPFSGIPETLRQVKDIAFSGDGEPTTYPRFKETVELAIRLKHEIGLDHLKIVIVTNVTMFHRPKVKDALALLDQHNGEIWAKLDAGTEEYYHLVDVTTIPFQQVLDNIVEAARVRPIVIQSLFMRVHGAGPDEKEIGAFCDRLREIMAKGGKVKLVQVYTVARRPAQPYVTPLSDPEVDTIAEVVRKIPLPVASFYSGQDV
- a CDS encoding galactose oxidase, giving the protein MTAFLTAALLTIPLVVLAGPLGQWRAAAPMPSKRTEVTAAVLDGKIYVIGGFGYFFLGGVSDAVDAYDPKTDQWEKRASLVQPLHHTAVAAVNGKLYLVGGYRRIWPWRAVNTVWEYNPAENRWQRKAPMPTTRGALAIGVIDGKIYAVGGKAGQEVLRTLEVYDPVTDTWQSLPPMPTPRDHLAAAVVNGRLYAIGGRKGKMSRNVAVNESYDPGLNRWSTNAPMPMARGGIAAAVVGGQIYVFGGESPDQTYDNTETYDPETDRWFKLNPMPTARHGLAAAPWGSRIYVMGGGPEPGASRSNVNEVFTPPR
- a CDS encoding putative quinol monooxygenase, encoding MGQDSLRVIATVKARSEKVDELRALLMGLIAPTRQEPGCITYELLQNKEDATEFTFVEEWTDEAALESHFGTSHIQDALKRLPNLLAEELDLRRYVLVA
- a CDS encoding dihydrodipicolinate synthase family protein, encoding MRQMHGVIPPVITPFTADGGIAYPSLATNLEKWNRTDLSGYLILGSNSEFVYLTEEEKIRVLEFARERIPREKAMIAGTGCEATAATLSLTRRAAAIGADSVMVVTPAYYKPQMRERVLIDHYRRVADTSPVPVFLYNVPQFTGVVLSPQVVAPLAEHQNIVGMKDSAGNLSVFAEYLRQTPPEFLLFTGSAPVFLPALSLGARGGILALANCAPEACLAIYSLFQEGKLHEARDQQLKLLPAIEAVTSRFGIGGLKVAMDMLEYEGGWPRPPLLPPIDKERREIRHALDRAGLLDTALSADS
- a CDS encoding phytoene/squalene synthase family protein encodes the protein MREKNLDLFGEILKRVSRTFYLSLTVLPKDLRHPIGLAYLFARAADTIADTRLISREKRLEYLELFRAEVRGNGTSRIREVKEALTEPQKIPEERELLDRLEECFAIYQALDAPDRDRVRDLILTITRGMQMDLITFPAEEESRLIALKTRDDLDQYTYFVAGCVGEFWTEITMAHRPSLKGWDIGEMKNRGVRFGKGLQMTNILRDVSRDLRLGRCYLPQEDLDALELAPTDLLDPQAVTRVKPLLQDLLDATLRHYQEGWSYTMAIPRQEVRMRLACAWPLLIGLKTLALVAQSENLLDPAAAVKISRAEVNGILLSSLTLIGSNRALTRYYENLRQRIALG